The Clostridium sporogenes genome contains a region encoding:
- a CDS encoding metallophosphoesterase, whose amino-acid sequence MKIGVISDTHRYIGDATSLVNSLGNVNLIIHLGDNIEDVEILSSVYKGKIINVRGNCDFSKQTPSELIENIGGKRFFITHGNRYDVKYDLAKLRYRALELEADIVLFGHTHISQIEYIDGIWFINPGSPTLPRNGVRSIAVIGIDGDKVVPVIKKI is encoded by the coding sequence TTGAAGATAGGTGTTATTAGCGATACCCATAGATATATAGGAGATGCAACTTCTCTTGTAAATAGTTTAGGTAATGTAAATTTAATAATTCATTTAGGAGATAATATAGAGGATGTAGAGATATTATCTTCTGTTTATAAAGGGAAAATTATAAATGTAAGAGGAAACTGTGATTTTTCAAAACAAACTCCATCTGAATTAATAGAAAATATAGGTGGAAAAAGATTTTTTATAACTCATGGGAATAGATATGATGTGAAGTATGACTTAGCTAAATTAAGATATAGAGCCCTAGAATTAGAAGCTGATATAGTCCTATTTGGTCATACACATATATCTCAAATAGAGTATATAGATGGAATATGGTTTATTAATCCTGGTAGTCCGACACTTCCAAGAAATGGGGTTAGAAGCATTGCTGTTATAGGTATTGATGGGGATAAAGTAGTACCTGTTATAAAGAAGATATAA
- a CDS encoding XTP/dITP diphosphatase, with the protein MKKEVIVASNNKDKIREIKEILKKFNIDALSMKEVGIDIDIEEDGNTFMENAYKKAATIHEILPKYMVIADDSGLMVDALNGAPGIYSARFAGEHGNYKKNNEKLLRELDGKKVEERKAKFVCSIVFIIDKDNVIKVQGEINGIIGEKEIGEDGFGYDPLFYIPEYKKTFAQMDSQTKNSISHRGKALKILKCELEKYI; encoded by the coding sequence ATGAAAAAAGAAGTTATTGTTGCAAGTAATAACAAGGATAAAATAAGAGAAATAAAAGAAATATTAAAAAAATTTAATATAGATGCTTTATCAATGAAAGAAGTTGGTATTGATATAGATATAGAAGAAGATGGGAATACTTTCATGGAAAATGCTTATAAAAAAGCAGCTACTATACATGAAATTCTTCCTAAGTATATGGTAATAGCAGATGATTCAGGACTTATGGTAGATGCTTTAAATGGAGCTCCAGGAATTTATTCTGCTAGATTTGCAGGGGAGCATGGAAATTATAAAAAAAATAATGAAAAATTATTAAGAGAATTAGATGGTAAAAAAGTAGAAGAAAGAAAAGCTAAATTTGTTTGTTCTATAGTATTTATAATAGATAAAGATAATGTAATAAAAGTGCAAGGTGAAATTAATGGGATTATAGGAGAAAAAGAAATAGGAGAAGATGGATTTGGATATGATCCTTTATTTTATATACCAGAGTATAAAAAAACCTTTGCGCAAATGGATTCTCAAACTAAAAATTCTATAAGTCATAGGGGAAAGGCTTTAAAAATTTTAAAATGTGAATTAGAAAAATATATATAG
- a CDS encoding ABC transporter substrate-binding protein, whose protein sequence is MKKIICFLLSFTLIFLSGCVEKNKEVTSDEGIRDYLIYNIEAMPKDLIMLEEDSRREGDLLLSLFDGLVGLDKNNNIVPELSEKWEISKDGIDYKFYIKDNLFWSNGKKIVARDFEKFFKDMLIYCKENNIKFNELNSVYGVKDYLTNGNLDNIAIKAKENNILEIRLNNKDTNFLSTLSKPRYKLRKIDEKTKNYKENFNEISCTGAFYISKIAKDQITINKNNKYWDKENIKINKIVLKSIQNSEEALAYLKTSKLDLFIDPPIAEINNLNKEGLISKKLSLETGNIIFNKKDYIDLNLRRAIDSCISREEMCSKILYGKAVPAVAYVPNNIAQNDDISYGKNYFNLNRNLQRAKEFLDKSEYKKERKDLKIISIEDPISNKITNSLIEELKENLDMNITLVNCKDESELKKKIKNGDYDLAFVRNKAKNNDPLFFLLNFTSDSLQYEEFLNKIKSENNMWQKKEYINKAQDVLVKDLYTMPVCFFYDILCKRSRVQGQYITIHGNVVIKKITLAPYN, encoded by the coding sequence ATGAAAAAGATTATATGTTTTTTATTAAGTTTTACATTAATTTTTTTAAGTGGTTGTGTGGAAAAAAATAAAGAAGTTACCTCAGATGAAGGGATAAGAGATTACTTAATATATAACATAGAAGCTATGCCTAAGGATTTAATTATGCTAGAAGAAGATTCACGAAGAGAAGGGGATTTATTATTAAGCTTATTTGATGGGCTAGTAGGATTAGATAAAAATAATAATATTGTTCCAGAATTGTCAGAAAAATGGGAAATAAGCAAAGATGGTATAGATTATAAATTTTATATTAAGGATAATTTATTTTGGAGTAATGGTAAAAAAATAGTAGCCAGAGATTTTGAAAAATTCTTTAAAGATATGCTTATATATTGTAAGGAAAATAACATAAAATTTAATGAATTAAATTCAGTATATGGAGTTAAAGATTATTTAACTAATGGAAATTTAGATAACATAGCTATAAAAGCTAAAGAAAATAATATATTAGAAATAAGGCTAAATAATAAAGATACAAATTTTTTAAGTACTCTTTCTAAGCCTAGATATAAATTAAGAAAAATAGATGAGAAAACTAAAAACTATAAAGAAAATTTCAATGAAATATCATGTACAGGTGCATTTTATATAAGTAAAATAGCAAAGGATCAAATAACAATCAATAAAAACAATAAATATTGGGATAAAGAAAATATAAAAATTAATAAAATAGTACTTAAGTCCATACAAAATAGTGAAGAAGCATTAGCCTATTTAAAAACTTCCAAATTAGATTTGTTTATTGATCCTCCTATAGCCGAAATTAATAATTTAAATAAAGAAGGATTAATATCTAAAAAGCTATCTTTAGAAACAGGGAATATAATATTTAATAAAAAAGATTATATAGACCTAAACTTAAGAAGGGCTATAGATAGCTGTATTAGTAGAGAAGAGATGTGTTCAAAGATATTATATGGGAAAGCAGTGCCAGCGGTTGCCTATGTGCCAAATAATATAGCACAAAACGATGATATAAGTTATGGAAAAAATTATTTTAATTTAAATAGAAATTTACAAAGAGCAAAAGAATTTTTAGATAAAAGTGAATATAAAAAAGAAAGAAAGGATTTAAAAATTATATCAATAGAGGATCCTATTTCTAATAAAATAACTAACAGTTTAATAGAGGAATTAAAAGAAAATTTAGATATGAATATTACTTTAGTTAATTGCAAAGATGAAAGTGAATTAAAGAAAAAAATAAAGAATGGAGATTATGATTTAGCTTTTGTTAGGAATAAGGCTAAAAATAATGATCCTCTATTTTTCCTTTTAAACTTTACTAGTGATTCTTTGCAATATGAAGAGTTTTTAAATAAAATTAAATCAGAAAATAATATGTGGCAAAAAAAAGAATATATAAATAAAGCACAAGATGTTCTGGTTAAGGATTTGTATACAATGCCTGTTTGTTTTTTTTATGATATATTATGTAAAAGAAGTAGGGTGCAAGGACAATATATTACTATACATGGTAATGTTGTTATAAAGAAAATAACCTTAGCACCCTATAATTAA
- the gatB gene encoding Asp-tRNA(Asn)/Glu-tRNA(Gln) amidotransferase subunit GatB — protein MDFEAVIGLEVHAELSTNTKIYCGCTTEFGGQPNTHVCPICLGLPGSLPRLNKRVVEYGIKAGLALNCSINKVCRMDRKNYFYPDCPKNYQITQDEVPICRDGYIEIELESGEKKKIGIERIHMEEDAGKLLHTNAGTLVDYNRAGVPLIEIVSKPDIRTPEEATKYLEKLKSILSSIEVSDCKMEQGSLRCDGNISVRPMGSEKFGVRSEIKNMNSFKALEKALSYEYDRHIEAVTKGEILEQETRRWDEANSVTVLMRSKEKANDYRYFPEGDLVTLNISHEWIEEVRKTIPELPHEKAERFVNQFGIPKYDAMVLTLTMDMAKFFEETALKSEDAKAASNWLMGDISRLMNEKVIEVKDLKFNPEQLSELIKLINAGTISNNIGKKVLDDMFKSGKNPKDIVEEKGLVQNNDEGAILEVVKKIIENNPQSIEDFKNGKKRALGFLVGLVMKETKGKANPQIVNKLVSEEANKM, from the coding sequence ATGGATTTTGAAGCAGTTATAGGATTGGAAGTTCATGCTGAACTTTCAACAAATACTAAAATATATTGTGGATGCACTACAGAATTTGGTGGTCAACCTAATACTCATGTTTGTCCAATATGTTTAGGGTTACCAGGTTCTCTACCTCGATTAAACAAAAGGGTAGTGGAATATGGAATTAAGGCAGGCTTAGCTTTAAATTGTTCTATAAATAAAGTTTGTAGAATGGATAGAAAAAATTATTTTTATCCAGATTGTCCTAAAAATTATCAAATAACTCAAGATGAAGTTCCAATATGTAGAGATGGATATATTGAAATAGAGCTAGAAAGTGGCGAAAAGAAAAAAATAGGGATAGAAAGAATACATATGGAAGAAGATGCAGGGAAATTACTTCATACCAATGCAGGAACGTTAGTAGATTATAATAGGGCAGGAGTACCATTAATAGAAATAGTATCAAAACCGGATATAAGAACTCCAGAAGAAGCTACAAAATATTTAGAAAAATTAAAGAGTATATTATCTTCAATAGAAGTGTCAGATTGTAAAATGGAACAAGGTTCTTTAAGATGTGACGGTAATATATCTGTAAGACCTATGGGTAGTGAAAAATTTGGAGTAAGATCAGAAATAAAAAATATGAATTCTTTTAAAGCTTTAGAAAAAGCTCTCTCATATGAGTATGATAGGCATATAGAAGCTGTAACAAAGGGAGAAATTTTGGAGCAGGAAACAAGAAGATGGGATGAAGCTAATTCTGTTACAGTGCTTATGAGAAGCAAAGAAAAGGCTAATGACTATAGATACTTCCCAGAAGGGGATTTAGTTACATTAAATATTTCACATGAATGGATAGAAGAAGTAAGAAAAACTATACCAGAGTTGCCACATGAAAAAGCTGAAAGGTTTGTAAATCAATTTGGAATACCTAAATATGATGCTATGGTATTAACTTTAACAATGGATATGGCTAAATTTTTTGAAGAAACTGCCCTAAAGAGTGAAGATGCCAAAGCTGCTTCCAACTGGTTAATGGGTGATATTTCAAGACTTATGAACGAAAAGGTTATAGAAGTTAAAGATTTAAAATTTAATCCAGAACAATTATCTGAATTAATTAAATTAATAAATGCTGGAACTATATCTAATAATATAGGCAAAAAAGTATTAGATGATATGTTTAAGTCAGGTAAAAATCCTAAAGATATAGTCGAAGAAAAAGGATTAGTTCAAAATAATGATGAAGGCGCTATATTAGAAGTAGTTAAAAAGATTATAGAGAATAATCCACAGTCTATAGAAGATTTCAAAAATGGAAAGAAAAGAGCTTTAGGGTTCCTTGTAGGTCTTGTAATGAAAGAAACAAAGGGAAAAGCTAATCCTCAAATAGTAAATAAACTAGTAAGTGAAGAAGCAAATAAAATGTAA
- the gatA gene encoding Asp-tRNA(Asn)/Glu-tRNA(Gln) amidotransferase subunit GatA produces MDLTKLTAHQLKGMLSNKEVKAEEITKAFLDRINLVDNKLGAYLYVSEEEAIKKAKEIDGKIEKNEKLKVLSGIPVGIKDNINVKGMQNTCASKILEGYTSPYDSHVTEKIKKEDGIILGKLNMDEFAMGSSTENSAFKLAKNPWDLERVPGGSSGGSAVAVAGCEATLSLGTDTGGSVRQPASFCGIVGLKPTYGRISRSGVVAFGSTLDQVGPMGKDVEDCALLTSTIAGLDKKDFTTVDKEVPDYKKSLTKDIKGKKIGIPKEFFGEGLDEKVRKSVEESIKVLEENGAEVKPCSLPLMDYALSAYYIISSAEASSNLARFDGIRYGYRSKNFKDAKDIYLKSRSEGFGDEVKRRIMLGTYVLSAGYYDAYYKKALKVRKLIKDDFQRVFKEFDAIVSPTSPTTAFKIGEKKDDVMAMYLSDIYTVPISVAGVPAISLPCGMVDGLPVGLQIISDYFKEDVLFNLAYSYEQSVDFHKMRADF; encoded by the coding sequence ATGGATTTAACTAAATTAACAGCACATCAATTAAAGGGGATGCTTTCAAATAAAGAAGTTAAAGCAGAAGAGATTACAAAAGCTTTTTTAGATAGAATAAATTTAGTGGATAACAAGCTAGGAGCATACTTATATGTATCAGAGGAAGAAGCTATAAAAAAAGCTAAAGAAATTGACGGAAAAATAGAAAAGAATGAAAAGTTAAAAGTTTTATCAGGTATACCAGTAGGTATAAAAGATAACATAAACGTAAAAGGAATGCAAAATACCTGTGCATCTAAAATATTAGAAGGTTATACTTCACCTTATGATTCTCACGTAACAGAAAAAATAAAAAAAGAAGATGGAATAATCCTTGGTAAATTAAACATGGATGAGTTTGCTATGGGATCATCTACAGAAAATAGTGCATTTAAATTGGCGAAAAATCCATGGGATTTAGAAAGAGTACCAGGTGGATCTTCAGGTGGGTCTGCAGTGGCTGTAGCAGGATGTGAAGCTACTTTATCATTAGGAACAGATACTGGTGGTTCAGTAAGACAACCCGCATCCTTTTGTGGAATAGTTGGTTTAAAACCTACATATGGAAGAATATCAAGATCAGGGGTTGTAGCTTTTGGTTCTACATTAGATCAAGTAGGTCCAATGGGAAAAGATGTAGAAGATTGTGCATTACTTACATCAACTATAGCAGGATTAGATAAAAAGGATTTTACAACAGTAGATAAGGAAGTACCAGATTATAAAAAAAGCTTAACTAAAGATATAAAAGGTAAAAAAATTGGTATTCCAAAGGAGTTTTTTGGAGAAGGTTTAGATGAAAAGGTAAGAAAATCTGTAGAAGAGTCCATAAAGGTATTAGAGGAAAATGGAGCAGAGGTTAAACCATGTTCTCTACCACTAATGGATTATGCTCTATCAGCTTATTATATAATATCTAGTGCAGAGGCTTCATCAAATTTAGCTAGATTTGATGGTATAAGATATGGATACAGATCAAAAAACTTTAAAGATGCTAAGGACATATATTTAAAATCTAGAAGTGAAGGCTTTGGAGATGAAGTTAAGAGAAGAATAATGCTTGGAACTTATGTATTATCAGCGGGGTACTATGATGCTTATTACAAAAAAGCATTAAAGGTAAGAAAGCTTATAAAAGATGATTTTCAAAGAGTATTTAAAGAATTTGATGCTATAGTATCACCAACATCTCCAACTACAGCATTTAAAATAGGAGAAAAGAAAGATGATGTAATGGCAATGTATCTTTCAGATATATATACTGTTCCAATCAGTGTAGCAGGAGTACCAGCTATATCATTACCATGTGGTATGGTAGATGGACTTCCAGTGGGACTGCAAATTATATCAGATTATTTTAAAGAAGATGTATTATTTAATTTAGCATATAGTTATGAACAATCAGTAGATTTTCATAAAATGAGAGCGGATTTTTAG
- the gatC gene encoding Asp-tRNA(Asn)/Glu-tRNA(Gln) amidotransferase subunit GatC, with protein MSVSKKDVEYVAELARLEFKEEEKDNFVNDLNKILNYMEKLDELNTDDVDIVVNPYYIENKYREDNVEKSMELKEVIDNAPESLEEYVIVPKVID; from the coding sequence ATGTCAGTTTCAAAAAAAGATGTAGAATATGTAGCAGAGCTTGCAAGGTTAGAGTTTAAAGAGGAAGAAAAGGACAATTTTGTAAATGACTTAAACAAAATATTAAACTATATGGAAAAATTAGATGAATTAAATACTGATGATGTGGATATAGTGGTAAATCCATATTATATTGAAAACAAATATAGAGAAGATAATGTAGAAAAGTCTATGGAATTAAAAGAAGTTATAGATAATGCACCAGAAAGCTTAGAGGAATATGTAATTGTTCCTAAAGTTATAGATTAA
- a CDS encoding dicarboxylate/amino acid:cation symporter — MKKIGLLTKLVLGIIFGILIGVISKTLGMYHVVRALNTFSGLFGGFLNFFIPLIIIGFVAPGIADLGKGSGKLLGITVLFSYVSTIIAGIVAFLLGQSILPKLIKNSSNVFKSNVYLEPFFKVDIPPIMGVMSALILAFVLGICIPYIKGKNLLEVTKDFKGIVEIIVKNVIIPLVPIHIAGIFSKLTASGEIIQTLKTFSSVYLIIIPLQIAYIVLQYSIAYAVSRKNPVKAIRNMIPGYMMALGTQSSAASIPVNLQCAKKNGLSEDVVDFVIPLCATIHLAGDTITLVLGAMGIMLMSGQSPTAAMMIPYIFMLGVTMVAAPGIPGGGVYATLGLLKDMLMFNPVQQGLMIAIHFAQDSFGTATNVCGDGAIAIVIDKLFRKESISEEKVIKEEALGEAI, encoded by the coding sequence ATGAAAAAAATAGGTCTTTTAACTAAATTAGTTTTAGGAATTATATTTGGTATTTTAATAGGGGTGATATCTAAGACCTTAGGCATGTATCATGTTGTTAGGGCTTTAAATACATTTTCAGGTCTATTTGGAGGATTTCTTAATTTCTTTATACCATTAATTATAATAGGTTTTGTAGCACCAGGGATCGCAGATTTAGGAAAAGGATCGGGAAAGTTATTAGGAATCACTGTATTGTTTTCTTATGTATCTACTATAATAGCAGGAATAGTTGCATTTTTATTAGGTCAATCTATATTGCCAAAACTAATTAAAAATAGTAGTAATGTGTTCAAATCAAATGTATATTTAGAACCGTTTTTTAAAGTAGATATCCCACCTATCATGGGAGTAATGTCAGCTTTAATACTTGCCTTTGTTTTAGGAATTTGTATTCCTTATATAAAAGGAAAAAATCTTTTAGAAGTTACAAAGGATTTTAAAGGAATAGTTGAAATAATAGTTAAAAATGTAATAATACCATTAGTTCCTATTCATATAGCAGGTATATTCTCAAAACTAACAGCTTCTGGAGAAATAATCCAAACATTAAAGACATTTTCATCAGTATATTTAATAATAATACCACTTCAGATAGCTTACATAGTATTACAATATTCTATAGCATATGCTGTCTCAAGAAAAAATCCAGTTAAGGCCATAAGAAATATGATACCAGGATATATGATGGCTTTAGGAACTCAATCTTCAGCAGCATCTATACCTGTAAATTTACAATGTGCTAAGAAAAATGGTTTATCAGAGGATGTAGTTGATTTTGTAATACCTTTATGTGCAACAATACATTTAGCAGGAGATACTATAACTTTAGTATTAGGAGCTATGGGGATAATGCTTATGTCAGGTCAATCACCAACAGCAGCTATGATGATACCGTATATATTTATGTTAGGGGTTACTATGGTAGCAGCACCAGGCATACCTGGTGGTGGGGTATACGCTACTTTAGGACTACTAAAGGATATGCTTATGTTTAATCCAGTACAACAAGGATTAATGATAGCTATACATTTTGCACAAGATAGCTTTGGAACAGCTACAAATGTATGTGGAGATGGAGCTATAGCTATAGTTATAGATAAGTTATTTAGAAAAGAAAGTATTTCTGAAGAAAAAGTGATTAAAGAAGAAGCGCTTGGGGAGGCTATATAA